A DNA window from Thiopseudomonas alkaliphila contains the following coding sequences:
- the nudC gene encoding NAD(+) diphosphatase has product MSIINLPWVNGFPSIEQLDKRVLIHFRMRFLSFGEGLLHSYAETQWLQALALPFQPLGWLKGEAIYLLQLKQWPISGELEKRQADWVSVRDYIDLYPPDFYQMLSYASQIGTWLNDHQYCGRCAEPMRQMPEQRLMQCPVCQLQQYPRISPSMIVLVTKGDQLLLAQGQRFKSAMYSVLAGFAEPAETIEHCVAREVYEEVQLEIANIRYVTSQNWPFPHSLMLGFIADYVAGDIVIQQDELRSAEWFSLDQLPILPDKGTISRYLIDSYLEERQGQGSANPVLPR; this is encoded by the coding sequence ATGAGTATAATTAATTTACCTTGGGTGAATGGGTTCCCCTCAATAGAGCAGTTAGATAAGCGTGTCCTAATTCACTTTAGGATGCGATTTTTATCTTTTGGGGAAGGTCTTTTGCATTCGTATGCTGAGACTCAATGGCTGCAAGCATTGGCGTTGCCTTTTCAGCCTCTAGGTTGGTTGAAGGGTGAGGCGATCTACTTGCTGCAACTTAAGCAGTGGCCGATCTCTGGTGAGTTAGAAAAGCGGCAGGCGGACTGGGTCAGTGTGCGAGATTATATTGATCTGTATCCGCCTGATTTTTATCAGATGCTATCTTATGCAAGCCAGATTGGTACTTGGCTGAATGATCATCAGTATTGTGGACGCTGTGCAGAGCCTATGCGGCAGATGCCAGAGCAACGCTTGATGCAGTGTCCTGTCTGTCAGTTGCAGCAATATCCGCGGATTTCTCCCAGCATGATTGTGTTGGTGACTAAGGGTGATCAACTGCTGTTGGCTCAGGGGCAACGTTTTAAAAGTGCCATGTACAGTGTGCTGGCAGGCTTTGCTGAACCGGCGGAAACAATCGAGCACTGCGTGGCGCGTGAAGTGTATGAAGAAGTGCAATTAGAGATTGCTAATATACGTTATGTAACGAGTCAGAACTGGCCATTTCCGCATTCGCTGATGCTTGGATTTATTGCCGATTATGTTGCTGGCGACATTGTCATTCAGCAAGATGAGTTGCGCAGCGCCGAGTGGTTTAGCTTAGATCAGCTGCCAATACTCCCCGATAAAGGTACTATCAGTCGTTATCTGATTGATAGTTACCTTGAGGAGCGCCAAGGTCAGGGCTCAGCTAACCCAGTGTTGCCACGCTAA
- a CDS encoding crotonase/enoyl-CoA hydratase family protein: MDSYQFFKLSLAHKVAHVQLNRPEKLNAMNQAFWTEIKQIFAWIAETPEVRAVVISGEGKHFSAGIDLQMFAGFAAKFAKDAGRNARLLRATIQDLQSSLSAVENCSKPVLAAIHGYCIGGAVDLIAACDMRYCAADAVFSIKEVDIGMAADVGTLQRLPHIIGDGVMRELAYTARDFDATEAKQIGLVNQVYPDHATLLEQVLALAATIASKSPIAIEGTKEMIRYARDHSVADGLNYIATWNAAMLQADDLKQAMAAQMMKQQPEFKD; encoded by the coding sequence ATGGACAGTTATCAGTTTTTTAAACTTTCGCTCGCGCATAAAGTGGCACATGTTCAATTAAATCGCCCAGAAAAACTGAATGCGATGAATCAGGCATTTTGGACGGAAATTAAGCAAATTTTTGCCTGGATAGCTGAAACTCCAGAAGTGCGTGCTGTGGTGATATCTGGAGAGGGTAAGCATTTTTCCGCCGGTATTGATTTGCAAATGTTTGCAGGCTTTGCTGCTAAATTTGCAAAAGATGCGGGGCGCAATGCGCGCTTATTGCGTGCCACCATTCAAGACTTGCAAAGCTCGTTAAGTGCAGTTGAAAATTGCAGTAAACCGGTGCTAGCTGCAATCCACGGTTATTGCATTGGTGGTGCGGTGGATTTAATTGCCGCTTGTGATATGCGTTATTGCGCAGCGGATGCAGTATTTTCAATTAAAGAAGTCGACATCGGAATGGCGGCAGATGTGGGAACCTTGCAGCGTCTACCGCATATTATTGGTGATGGTGTCATGCGTGAACTGGCCTATACTGCCCGTGATTTTGATGCCACGGAAGCCAAGCAAATTGGCTTAGTGAATCAGGTGTACCCAGATCACGCCACACTGCTTGAACAAGTGCTGGCGCTGGCAGCGACCATTGCTAGCAAGTCGCCGATTGCCATTGAAGGCACCAAAGAAATGATTCGCTATGCCCGTGATCACTCGGTAGCCGATGGTTTAAATTATATTGCGACCTGGAATGCAGCCATGTTGCAAGCCGATGATTTAAAGCAAGCAATGGCAGCGCAAATGATGAAACAACAGCCTGAGTTTAAAGACTGA
- the nhaB gene encoding sodium/proton antiporter NhaB, which yields MSASFAAAFGRNFLGQSPNWYKQTILFFIIINPIVLVSFGPVAAGWLLVAEFIFTLAMALKCYPLQPGGLLVVEAVILQLASPDALYEELVHNFPVLLLLMFMVAGIYFLQDLLLVAFSKLLLGVKSKTTLSVLFCALSAVLSAFLDALTVTAVIISVAVGFYAVYHKVASGKNPQDDSNYGSDTEVIELHREHLEEFRAFLRSLLMHGAVGTALGGVSTIVGEPQNLLIGKEMGWNFAEFFQHMMPVSIPVFFAGIATCVLLEKTHWFGYGAQLPAPVRKVLADFERTQAERRSASQIAALWVQGIAAVILMLGLAFHVAEVGLIGLLVIVLVTSLTGVTDEHQIGRAFQDAMPFTALLVVFFAVVAVIQEQALFAPLIDWVLTMPTEQQPSMLYIANGLLSAISDNVFVATIYIGEVKKAFDAGSMTREHFDLLAIAINTGTNLPSVATPNGQAAFLFLLTSAISPLIRLSYGRMVWMALPYTIVMGTLGWWAVSHWA from the coding sequence ATGTCTGCGTCATTTGCTGCCGCTTTTGGGCGTAATTTCTTAGGCCAGTCACCAAACTGGTATAAACAAACCATCCTGTTTTTCATTATTATCAACCCGATTGTACTGGTCAGCTTTGGCCCAGTAGCCGCTGGTTGGTTATTAGTGGCAGAGTTTATCTTCACCTTAGCCATGGCGCTCAAGTGTTACCCCTTGCAGCCCGGAGGCTTATTGGTAGTAGAAGCAGTTATTTTACAGCTGGCCTCACCCGACGCCCTGTATGAAGAGCTGGTACATAACTTTCCTGTCTTATTGTTATTGATGTTCATGGTGGCAGGCATTTACTTTCTGCAAGATTTACTCTTGGTGGCCTTCTCTAAGCTACTTTTAGGAGTTAAGTCTAAAACCACTTTAAGTGTTTTATTCTGTGCCTTATCGGCCGTACTGTCGGCCTTTCTTGATGCCTTGACTGTCACCGCGGTCATTATCAGCGTCGCCGTAGGTTTCTATGCGGTGTATCACAAGGTGGCCTCAGGAAAGAACCCACAAGATGACAGCAACTACGGCTCAGACACTGAAGTAATTGAACTACACCGCGAGCATCTTGAAGAGTTTCGCGCATTTTTACGCAGTTTACTGATGCACGGTGCTGTTGGTACCGCGCTAGGTGGGGTATCAACTATTGTTGGTGAGCCGCAAAACCTACTCATCGGTAAAGAGATGGGCTGGAACTTCGCCGAGTTCTTTCAGCATATGATGCCGGTATCGATTCCTGTATTTTTTGCCGGTATTGCCACCTGCGTTCTACTCGAAAAAACCCACTGGTTTGGCTATGGCGCGCAATTGCCTGCCCCAGTACGCAAGGTGCTAGCTGATTTTGAGCGCACCCAGGCCGAACGCCGTAGTGCCAGTCAAATTGCAGCGCTTTGGGTGCAAGGTATTGCCGCAGTTATTTTAATGCTAGGCTTAGCCTTTCACGTTGCTGAAGTCGGTTTAATTGGTCTGCTGGTCATCGTGTTAGTCACTTCTCTTACTGGGGTGACTGATGAGCATCAAATTGGCCGTGCATTCCAAGATGCCATGCCCTTTACTGCTTTATTAGTAGTTTTTTTTGCAGTAGTGGCTGTTATTCAAGAACAAGCCTTGTTCGCTCCGTTAATTGACTGGGTACTCACTATGCCAACCGAACAGCAACCCAGCATGCTGTATATTGCCAACGGTTTACTGTCAGCAATCAGTGATAACGTATTCGTTGCCACCATTTATATTGGTGAGGTTAAAAAGGCCTTCGATGCGGGAAGCATGACTCGCGAGCACTTTGACCTACTGGCGATTGCGATTAATACCGGAACCAACTTGCCCAGCGTAGCTACACCGAATGGGCAAGCGGCGTTTTTATTCTTACTTACCAGTGCCATCTCACCGCTGATTCGCCTCTCTTATGGGCGCATGGTGTGGATGGCATTACCCTACACCATTGTCATGGGTACCTTAGGTTGGTGGGCAGTTAGCCATTGGGCCTAG
- a CDS encoding RidA family protein — protein sequence MKKQIASVALATIMGASMVHAAEGEVIRHKLPDSDFPISLAVEVPANKTLVHLSGQVPTLINAKADAASLAAYGSMEEQTVSVLKAIENNLKSLNLSMSDVYRMQVFLVAEEGKVDFSGFMKGYTQFFGTEAQPKLPVRSAVEVAALANPGWLIEIEVSAVRP from the coding sequence ATGAAAAAACAGATAGCTAGCGTTGCCTTGGCAACAATTATGGGAGCTTCCATGGTGCATGCCGCTGAAGGTGAGGTGATTCGTCACAAGTTGCCTGACTCAGATTTTCCAATTTCGTTAGCGGTAGAAGTACCAGCTAATAAAACCTTAGTCCATTTAAGTGGGCAAGTGCCTACGTTGATTAATGCGAAAGCCGATGCAGCCTCTTTAGCAGCCTATGGTTCGATGGAAGAACAAACAGTCTCGGTGCTTAAGGCGATTGAGAACAACCTCAAAAGCTTAAACTTGAGTATGAGTGATGTGTACCGGATGCAGGTGTTTTTAGTCGCTGAGGAAGGCAAGGTGGATTTTTCTGGCTTTATGAAAGGTTACACTCAGTTCTTTGGCACTGAAGCTCAGCCTAAGTTACCGGTGCGTTCAGCAGTAGAAGTGGCAGCTTTAGCCAATCCAGGTTGGCTGATTGAGATTGAGGTCTCGGCGGTGCGTCCGTAA
- a CDS encoding c-type cytochrome: MKKFVSLALTFSLSSVFSMAAMAGTPTVSESGNFEQRSGEDIFNSICQGCHMEQGKGANTGAGFYPALAGNPSLTAPAYPIFVLLNGLGGMPSFKEYLSDEQILEVVNYIRSDKLGNSFPTQATMDDVKALSGR, translated from the coding sequence ATGAAAAAGTTTGTTAGTTTAGCGCTCACCTTTAGCTTGAGTTCAGTTTTTTCGATGGCTGCAATGGCAGGTACCCCAACAGTTTCAGAAAGTGGAAACTTTGAGCAAAGAAGTGGTGAGGATATTTTTAATAGTATCTGTCAGGGTTGTCACATGGAGCAAGGTAAGGGAGCTAACACTGGGGCTGGTTTTTATCCGGCACTAGCGGGTAACCCTTCATTAACGGCACCGGCCTACCCAATTTTTGTCTTATTAAACGGTTTAGGTGGCATGCCAAGCTTTAAGGAATACTTAAGCGATGAGCAGATCCTAGAAGTAGTGAACTATATTCGTAGTGATAAGCTAGGTAATAGTTTTCCAACCCAAGCCACAATGGATGATGTAAAAGCCTTAAGTGGCCGCTAG
- a CDS encoding flavin monoamine oxidase family protein: MDFTPGLSRRALLSWIGKTAGAAAMYQAMTTLGFASESSFDGENYEISGAPKGASVLVLGAGVAGMTAAYELRKAGYKVKILEYNAKAGGRCWTLRGGDKFTELGGATQECKFDKGLYLNPGPWRIPYHHYAVLHYCKKFDVKLEVFNQINHNAYFHDTKAFGGKPKRYREVQGDFQGHIAELLAKCVNQKALDDALTKEDSERLLTAMRQWGSLNGQDKYVKSLEASLMRGYEVMPGGGLMPEEQYSEPMAGVELLNSSLWQHLNTGHAFEYQSTIFQPVGGMDMIAKAFEKEVGSLIRYSSKVTKIQQDDKGVTVSYVDSQNPGDTLTETADWCVCTIPLSILGQIPANFSNKMKNAIRAVPYDASLKVGLQFKRRFWEEDDQIYGGVSYTNMPIELISYPSTDYFAKKGVLLGAYMWGANAYEFTAMQPEMRIQKVLEYGSKIHPQYKDEFENGIAVGWHRVPWTNGCYGLWTPESRKEHYQNLCEIDGRIVLAGEHASHIPAWLEGAILSSLDAIKRLHTHAVSTQNKSA, translated from the coding sequence ATGGATTTTACTCCAGGTTTAAGTCGACGTGCGTTACTGTCGTGGATTGGTAAAACCGCCGGCGCGGCAGCTATGTATCAAGCAATGACAACGCTCGGTTTTGCCAGCGAATCAAGCTTTGATGGTGAAAATTATGAAATCAGCGGTGCGCCTAAAGGGGCATCGGTCCTAGTTTTAGGTGCTGGAGTGGCAGGAATGACTGCTGCTTACGAGCTACGTAAAGCAGGTTATAAAGTTAAAATTTTAGAATACAACGCTAAAGCTGGTGGTCGCTGCTGGACCCTGCGTGGGGGTGATAAATTCACCGAGCTAGGTGGCGCAACCCAAGAGTGTAAGTTTGATAAAGGTCTGTATCTAAACCCCGGTCCGTGGCGTATCCCGTATCACCACTACGCGGTACTGCATTACTGCAAAAAGTTCGATGTGAAGTTAGAAGTGTTTAACCAGATTAACCACAATGCTTACTTCCATGACACCAAAGCCTTTGGCGGCAAACCTAAGCGTTACCGTGAAGTGCAGGGTGACTTCCAAGGGCACATTGCCGAGTTGCTAGCTAAGTGTGTTAACCAAAAAGCCTTAGATGATGCGTTAACCAAAGAAGACTCTGAGCGTTTGCTCACCGCAATGCGCCAATGGGGTTCGCTCAATGGCCAAGACAAATATGTGAAGTCATTAGAAGCCAGTCTAATGCGCGGTTATGAGGTTATGCCAGGAGGCGGCCTGATGCCAGAAGAGCAGTACTCAGAACCTATGGCGGGTGTTGAGTTGCTGAACTCTAGTCTTTGGCAGCACCTTAATACCGGCCATGCCTTTGAATACCAAAGCACGATTTTCCAGCCTGTTGGCGGCATGGATATGATTGCTAAGGCCTTTGAAAAAGAAGTCGGCAGCTTAATTCGTTACAGCAGTAAGGTCACTAAAATCCAACAGGATGATAAAGGCGTGACGGTTAGTTATGTCGATAGCCAAAACCCAGGCGATACCTTAACTGAAACTGCTGACTGGTGTGTCTGTACCATTCCGCTATCGATTCTTGGGCAAATTCCAGCCAACTTCAGCAACAAGATGAAGAATGCGATTCGCGCGGTACCCTATGATGCGTCACTAAAAGTGGGACTACAATTTAAGCGCCGTTTCTGGGAAGAAGATGACCAGATTTATGGTGGCGTAAGTTACACCAATATGCCAATTGAGCTGATTAGCTACCCGAGCACTGACTATTTTGCGAAAAAAGGTGTGTTGCTAGGTGCCTACATGTGGGGTGCCAATGCCTATGAATTTACCGCAATGCAGCCTGAAATGCGGATTCAGAAAGTCTTAGAGTACGGCTCTAAAATTCACCCACAGTATAAAGATGAGTTTGAAAACGGAATTGCTGTTGGTTGGCACCGAGTGCCTTGGACTAACGGTTGCTATGGTCTATGGACGCCTGAGTCGCGTAAAGAGCATTATCAAAATCTCTGTGAAATTGATGGCCGAATTGTTCTTGCAGGTGAGCATGCGTCGCATATTCCTGCTTGGTTAGAAGGGGCGATTTTATCATCACTCGATGCGATCAAACGTCTGCATACCCATGCCGTTTCCACGCAAAATAAATCAGCTTAA
- a CDS encoding translation initiation factor Sui1 gives MKSSASSRLVFSTDPQALCPTCQQAPAACRCKSAPTFSGDGTAQVRRETKGRGGKTVTTISGLHLDKVALKKLCAELKKRCGVGGAVKDEQVIEMQGDQVELLLNELNKRGFTAKKTGG, from the coding sequence ATGAAATCATCAGCCAGTAGCCGTTTAGTTTTCTCCACCGACCCCCAAGCACTGTGCCCAACCTGTCAGCAAGCGCCAGCGGCTTGCCGCTGCAAAAGCGCCCCCACTTTTAGTGGCGATGGAACGGCACAGGTTCGCCGCGAAACCAAAGGCCGAGGCGGCAAAACAGTGACCACCATTAGCGGATTGCATTTAGATAAAGTTGCGCTGAAGAAACTTTGTGCCGAGCTAAAGAAGCGCTGTGGCGTGGGGGGTGCGGTAAAAGATGAGCAGGTGATTGAAATGCAAGGCGATCAAGTCGAGCTATTACTCAACGAGCTGAATAAGCGCGGGTTTACTGCGAAAAAAACCGGTGGTTAA
- the putP gene encoding sodium/proline symporter PutP, with the protein MSISTPTLVTFTIYISAMILIGFIAWRATKNFSDYILGGRSLGSVVTALSAGASDMSGWLLMGLPGAVYLSGLSESWIAIGLVTGAYLNWLFVAGRLRVHTEHSNNALTLPDYFTHRFEDHSRLLRIISALVILLFFTIYCASGVVAGARLFESTFGLDYSTALWVGAAATVLYVFIGGFLAVSWTDTVQATLMIFALLITPIFVILALGDLDTAFATIEAVNPKSFDMFDGVSFIALISLFGWGLGYFGQPHILVRFMAAESVKSIPAARRISITWMILTLGGAVAVGFFGIAYFENHPEQAGAVTGNSERVFMELAKILFNPWVAGVILAGVLAAVMSTLSCQLLVCSSALTEDFYKAFLRKNASQAELVWVGRLMVLAIALIAVAIAANPQSKVLGLVSYAWAGFGAAFGPVVLLSVTWKRMTRNGALAGMLVGAITVVVWKELIDSNLYEIIPGFALAIIAILLVSLRDKAPSQTIQQRFEQAEQEFKQV; encoded by the coding sequence ATGAGCATTTCAACGCCGACATTGGTGACCTTCACCATCTATATCAGTGCGATGATTTTAATTGGTTTTATTGCCTGGCGCGCAACGAAAAACTTTTCAGACTACATTTTAGGCGGCCGCAGCCTAGGCAGTGTAGTTACCGCCTTGTCGGCAGGTGCTTCAGATATGAGTGGCTGGTTATTAATGGGCTTACCCGGAGCGGTTTATTTGTCGGGCTTATCCGAGAGCTGGATTGCTATTGGTCTAGTCACGGGCGCTTATTTAAACTGGTTATTTGTTGCGGGACGATTACGGGTACACACCGAACACAGTAATAACGCCTTAACCCTGCCGGATTACTTTACCCACCGCTTTGAAGATCACAGCCGTTTACTACGGATTATTTCCGCCTTAGTTATTTTGCTGTTTTTTACTATTTATTGCGCCTCAGGGGTAGTGGCGGGTGCGCGATTATTTGAAAGCACCTTTGGTCTGGATTACAGCACAGCGTTATGGGTAGGGGCAGCGGCGACTGTACTTTATGTGTTTATTGGTGGTTTTTTAGCGGTGAGCTGGACGGATACCGTGCAGGCGACGTTAATGATTTTTGCGCTCTTAATTACCCCGATTTTTGTCATTTTAGCCTTGGGTGATTTGGATACTGCCTTTGCCACTATTGAAGCGGTTAATCCAAAAAGCTTTGATATGTTTGATGGCGTGTCCTTTATTGCGCTGATTTCGCTGTTTGGCTGGGGGTTAGGTTACTTTGGCCAGCCGCATATTTTAGTGCGATTTATGGCGGCTGAATCAGTTAAGAGTATCCCTGCAGCCCGTCGCATCAGTATTACCTGGATGATTTTAACCTTAGGCGGTGCAGTTGCAGTGGGCTTCTTTGGTATCGCTTACTTTGAAAATCACCCAGAGCAAGCCGGTGCCGTTACCGGTAATAGTGAGCGGGTATTTATGGAGTTAGCCAAAATCTTGTTTAACCCTTGGGTTGCAGGTGTCATTTTAGCTGGTGTGTTAGCGGCAGTAATGAGTACCCTTAGTTGCCAGCTTTTGGTGTGTTCCAGTGCTTTAACCGAAGACTTCTATAAAGCATTTTTACGTAAGAATGCTTCACAAGCTGAGCTGGTTTGGGTGGGGCGTTTAATGGTGTTAGCCATTGCCCTGATTGCGGTAGCTATTGCTGCTAACCCGCAGAGTAAGGTGTTAGGTTTGGTGTCCTATGCTTGGGCTGGCTTTGGTGCTGCCTTTGGTCCAGTGGTGCTGTTGTCGGTAACCTGGAAGCGCATGACCCGTAATGGCGCACTCGCTGGCATGCTAGTTGGAGCAATTACAGTGGTGGTGTGGAAGGAGTTAATCGACTCTAACCTGTATGAAATTATTCCAGGCTTTGCCTTAGCAATTATTGCCATTTTGTTAGTGAGCTTGCGTGATAAGGCTCCTAGCCAAACGATTCAGCAGCGCTTTGAGCAAGCCGAGCAAGAGTTTAAGCAGGTTTAA
- a CDS encoding FMN-binding glutamate synthase family protein, producing the protein MPYLRYAPFVITLLLLFASISLWPYSLWWLLASLSLAALSILGISDLTQTRSALRRNYPITAHIRYLFEYLRPMLRQYIVEDDDEEVPFSFEQRSLVYQRAKQALETRAFGTEKNVYAEQYEWINHSLQPSLIDSADFRVSIGGPHCKFPYSASVFNISAMSFGSLSPNAIRALNQGAKLGNFYHDTGEGSLSRYHQEHAGDVVWELGSGYFGARDAQGNFNPEAFVEKATLAQVKMIELKLSQGAKPGHGGVLPGSKVNSEIALTRGVPEGIDCISPARHSAFSTPEQLLEFIAELRELSGGKPTGFKLVIGHPWEWFAIAKAMLSTGITPDFIVVDGAEGGTGAAPLEFADHLGTPMREGLMLVHNTLVGLNLRDKVKIGAAGKIITAFDIAKAIALGADWCNSARGFMFALGCIQSQSCHTDRCPTGIATQDPKRWRALAVTDKAQRVANFQRNTLRALQEVIAAAGLQHPNQLTPEHIIQRVDPVTVRSLGAQYPYLNPGDLLRPNYLPEHAVFQRFWRDSRADSFSFTPKPQGK; encoded by the coding sequence ATGCCTTATCTTCGTTATGCTCCTTTCGTTATTACCCTACTCTTGCTATTCGCCAGTATCAGTTTATGGCCCTACAGTCTCTGGTGGCTGCTGGCTAGTCTTAGCTTAGCTGCACTGAGCATATTGGGCATTAGCGATCTGACCCAAACTCGCTCTGCCTTGCGTCGTAACTACCCTATCACTGCCCATATTCGTTATTTATTTGAATATTTACGCCCTATGTTGCGGCAATACATTGTGGAGGACGATGATGAGGAGGTGCCCTTTTCCTTTGAGCAACGCTCACTGGTCTATCAGCGCGCCAAACAAGCCTTAGAAACTCGCGCCTTTGGCACAGAGAAAAATGTTTATGCCGAGCAATACGAATGGATTAATCACTCGTTACAACCCAGTCTGATCGATAGTGCCGATTTTCGCGTCAGCATTGGTGGCCCTCATTGCAAGTTTCCCTACTCGGCCAGTGTCTTTAATATTTCAGCCATGAGTTTTGGTTCGCTCTCACCCAATGCCATTCGCGCACTAAACCAAGGCGCGAAACTGGGCAATTTTTATCATGATACCGGTGAGGGTTCGCTTTCACGCTATCACCAAGAACATGCCGGCGATGTGGTCTGGGAACTAGGGTCTGGCTATTTTGGTGCACGCGATGCCCAAGGCAATTTTAATCCTGAAGCCTTTGTTGAAAAGGCCACCTTGGCCCAAGTCAAAATGATTGAGCTCAAACTCTCCCAAGGCGCTAAGCCAGGCCATGGTGGCGTTTTACCTGGTTCGAAAGTGAATAGCGAAATTGCCCTTACTCGAGGTGTGCCAGAGGGCATTGATTGTATTTCTCCTGCACGCCACTCGGCTTTCTCTACCCCAGAGCAACTGCTTGAGTTTATTGCCGAACTGCGTGAACTGTCAGGTGGTAAACCGACTGGTTTTAAGCTAGTCATTGGCCATCCCTGGGAATGGTTTGCCATTGCCAAAGCTATGCTCAGCACGGGCATTACTCCAGACTTTATTGTAGTTGATGGTGCAGAAGGCGGTACTGGTGCAGCGCCTTTAGAGTTTGCTGATCACTTAGGCACCCCAATGCGCGAAGGCTTGATGTTGGTGCACAACACCTTAGTGGGTCTAAATTTACGCGATAAAGTCAAAATCGGTGCAGCAGGTAAAATCATCACCGCCTTTGATATAGCCAAAGCTATCGCCCTAGGTGCCGACTGGTGTAACTCCGCCCGTGGTTTTATGTTTGCGCTAGGCTGTATTCAGTCGCAGTCTTGCCATACCGACCGCTGCCCCACAGGTATTGCCACCCAAGACCCTAAGCGCTGGCGCGCACTGGCTGTCACCGACAAAGCCCAGCGCGTAGCAAACTTTCAGCGCAACACACTACGCGCGTTACAAGAAGTCATCGCTGCTGCTGGTTTACAACATCCCAATCAGCTCACTCCTGAGCATATTATTCAGCGAGTGGATCCGGTGACTGTACGCTCACTTGGGGCGCAATATCCGTACCTCAATCCCGGCGATCTGTTACGTCCTAACTACCTGCCTGAACATGCCGTATTTCAGCGCTTTTGGCGCGATTCTAGGGCGGATAGCTTTAGTTTTACTCCCAAACCACAAGGCAAATAA
- a CDS encoding TMEM165/GDT1 family protein, producing the protein MWESLLVPTGIVTLAEIGDKTQLLALILAARYRKPIPIILGILVATVANHFLAAAVGNQVASLFSPTTLAWILAASFAAVALWTLIPDKMDDEDSTSKKYGPFVATLIAFFIAEMGDKTQVATVMLAAQYSHFTMVVIGTTLGMMIANVPVVLAGNFAADKLPLDWIRRIAALCFALLAVYAAYQAYSGSLA; encoded by the coding sequence ATGTGGGAATCTCTCCTTGTTCCAACCGGAATTGTCACCCTCGCTGAAATTGGCGATAAAACACAACTCTTAGCCTTGATCTTAGCTGCACGCTATCGCAAGCCTATTCCTATTATTTTAGGAATCTTGGTGGCCACCGTGGCTAATCACTTCTTAGCTGCGGCCGTTGGTAATCAAGTCGCAAGTCTATTTAGCCCAACCACCTTAGCTTGGATTTTAGCGGCTAGCTTTGCGGCGGTTGCACTCTGGACTTTAATTCCAGACAAAATGGATGATGAAGACTCAACTAGCAAAAAGTACGGTCCCTTTGTTGCCACTCTGATCGCCTTTTTTATTGCTGAAATGGGCGATAAAACCCAAGTGGCTACGGTGATGCTGGCAGCGCAATACTCACACTTTACAATGGTGGTGATTGGTACCACCTTAGGGATGATGATTGCTAACGTACCGGTCGTATTAGCCGGTAACTTTGCCGCCGATAAACTACCGCTTGACTGGATCCGACGCATTGCGGCCTTGTGCTTTGCCTTACTGGCGGTTTACGCTGCCTACCAAGCATACAGCGGCAGTCTTGCCTAA
- the phaR gene encoding polyhydroxyalkanoate synthesis repressor PhaR, which yields MSSDTPETPRLIKKYSNRRLYDTHTSSHITLADIRELVLSQVPFQVVEVPSGDDITRTILLQIIQEAENAGEPILSSDMLKSIICAYGPMQTMFAGFLESNMATLLEIQQKAGNQSGEAWMQFMQGQMPAMQQLMSQYLEQSKSLYLNTQNMFGLFNPFNNKPKQD from the coding sequence ATGTCATCTGATACCCCAGAAACACCCCGTCTTATTAAGAAGTACAGTAATCGCCGGCTCTATGACACCCATACCAGCAGCCATATTACGCTGGCCGATATTCGTGAGCTGGTGCTTAGTCAGGTGCCTTTTCAAGTGGTTGAAGTGCCCTCGGGCGATGACATTACTCGCACCATTTTACTGCAAATTATTCAAGAGGCAGAAAATGCCGGCGAGCCGATTTTATCTAGCGATATGCTTAAAAGTATTATTTGCGCCTACGGCCCTATGCAAACAATGTTTGCCGGTTTTCTTGAATCGAATATGGCCACCTTGCTCGAAATTCAACAAAAGGCTGGCAATCAGTCAGGCGAAGCGTGGATGCAGTTTATGCAAGGGCAAATGCCTGCGATGCAACAACTGATGTCGCAGTACTTAGAACAGTCCAAAAGCCTCTATTTGAATACACAAAACATGTTTGGCTTATTTAATCCCTTTAACAACAAACCCAAACAAGACTAG